A window of the Hordeum vulgare subsp. vulgare chromosome 5H, MorexV3_pseudomolecules_assembly, whole genome shotgun sequence genome harbors these coding sequences:
- the LOC123395827 gene encoding probable calcium-binding protein CML22, with translation MDMEMAASSSAPGASYFSFNFSVAQAVVTISINVVVVWLSALVKSSSSSSSSSASSRSPAPAPEPEPAQPAAASGASEVDLDVVLGVMGAAGAASVGFEEAAALFEEEEATVEEAAAAFRVFDCNGDGFVDAGELGSVLRSLGFTAGVAAAECQRMIDAYDENKDGRMDFQEFLSFMERSSS, from the coding sequence ATGGACATGGAGATGGCGGCATCTTCCTCGGCGCCGGGAGCGTCCTACTTCAGCTTCAACTTCTCCGTGGCGCAGGCCGTCGTGACCATCTCCATCAACGTCGTCGTCGTCTGGCTCTCCGCCCTCGTcaagtcttcctcctcctcctcttcgtcctCCGCCAGCAGCCGCTCGCCCGCCCCCGCGCCGGAGCCGGAGCCAGCGCAGCCTGCCGCGGCAAGTGGCGCCTCGGAGGTCGACCTGGACGTGGTTCTCGGGGTGATGGGCGCGGCCGGCGCCGCCTCGGTCGGgttcgaggaggcggcggcgctgttcgaggaggaggaggcgaccgtggaggaggcagcggcggcgTTCCGCGTCTTCGACTGCAACGGCGACGGCTTCGTCGACGCCGGAGAGCTCGGGAGCGTGCTCAGGTCGCTCGGGTTCACCGCCGGCGTCGCGGCCGCGGAATGCCAGCGCATGATCGATGCCTATGACGAGAACAAGGACGGCCGGATGGACTTCCAGGAGTTCCTCAGCTTCATGGAGAGGAGCAGCTCGTGA